From a region of the Cyclopterus lumpus isolate fCycLum1 chromosome 5, fCycLum1.pri, whole genome shotgun sequence genome:
- the LOC117731280 gene encoding rho GTPase-activating protein 40 isoform X1 has product MIFEKKMYLNCSLYFVSYYSVVSGFAVMCLVSVDEGVRPIENRSHIVTATPSGSTGYYTSWTHFAGTIETPLLSPSRSSHRSFCLSISLGSPGGFILPASLQSSFLLCLNPSPTEMSVEPWASPQDQAAAEHSHSTHAPSSQDQDQHPDKLCLDSFWSEVETIQQGSGYTDLDCSRRDSRQSEEGEQEEQWLADAGLSTLISEDSEDVDRAVLLSTLTRTQAEAVQRRLDSYTLSLRKRNKPAPRDVRDIFNSPITQTLLPESQHTEDSAQTSMASVAKNPLSAVTPEHHKGAPKEEFFITDVAYCEQAVIFLKQAKLPQNNSQRRKEDGTLPRVICPKCRLGVTCIQDLSHSDMKKVRQLALIDMTALCDLLELEVKRHKTGKRKIPESTLYGVPLATLLENDQRIKPNTTTPLFMQELLSFLEKKGVDSEGILRVPGSQSRIKLLQQNLETNFYSGQVSWDEVSPNDAAALLKKFIRELPAPLLTAEYLNTFSAVRDITELRQKLHILNLLILLLPEPNRNTLKALLEFLSKVVSREKRNRMNLWAVATIMAPNLFLHKAVPSRLTEGAEKGHVEKAADVMRLLIRYQDLLWTIPNFLMSQVRKLNENSNRRYQFYDRRIKNLLRKIHTDSREKPDKNTPEPCRTVKIQVGDLVSSTMEFQLSINSRASDLLAQFQRQSLRSPDNGKGKMRRNGSVAYPDCALYEVGGNIGEHCLDPDTHLLDLYNSNSGGEWVIKMKPNGSRQL; this is encoded by the exons atgatttttgaaaaaaaaatgtatttgaattgtTCATTGTATTTTGTCTCATATTATTCCGTTGTTAGTGGGTTTGCAGTCATGTGTCTTGTTTCAGTGGATGAAGGTGTGCGACCCATAGAAAACAGATCTCACATTGTTACAGCGACACCTAGTGGATCTACAGGGTACTACACCTCCTGGACACATTTTGCAGGAACAATAGAGACCCCCCTCCTCTCGCCATCTCGCTCCTCACACCGCTCCTTTTGTCTTTCCATCTCTCTGGGCTCTCCCGGCGGATTCATCCTCCCCGCATCGCTTCAATCTTCATTCCTCCTGTGTTT AAATCCCAGCCCCACCGAGATGAGCGTGGAGCCCTGGGCCAGCCCGCAGGACCAGGCAGCCGCTGAGCACTCACACAGCACACACGCGCCATCCtcccaggaccaggaccagcacCCCGACAAGCTCTGCCTGGACTCGTTCTGGAGTGAGGTGGAGACCATTCAGCAGGGGAGTGGCTATACAGACCTCGACTGCAGCAGGAGAGACTCCAGACAATCAGAGG AAGGCGAACAGGAGGAGCAGTGGTTGGCTGATGCTGGCTTATCGACCCTCATCAGCGAGGACAGCGAGGATGTAGACAGAGCGGTGCTGCTGTCCACTCTGACCCGGACCCAGGCCGAGGCCGTCCAGCGTCGACTGGATTCCTACACGCTGTCCCTCCGCAAGAGGAACAAACCGGCCCCGCGAGACGTTCGCGACATCTTCAACTCCCCCATCACTCAG ACCCTTCTTCCTGAGTCTCAGCATACCGAAGACTCTGCCCAAACCAGCATGGCATCGGTTGCTAAAAATCCCCTTTCAG CTGTGACGCCGGAGCATCATAAAGGCGCTCCAAAAGAGGAATTCTTCATCACCGACGTGGCTTACTGCGAACAGGCCGTCATCTTCCTCAAACAGGCCAAACTTCCGCAGAACAACAGCCAACGCCGAAAAGAGGATGGCACCCTGCCT CGGGTGATCTGTCCCAAGTGCCGTCTAGGAGTGACCTGTATTCAGGATCTCTCCCACTCTGACATGAAGAAGGTGCGTCAGTTAGCTCTCATCGACATGACGGCACTGTGTGACCTTTTAGAGCTGGAGGTCAAAAGGCACAAAACCGGCAAGAGGAAAATCCCAG AGAGCACGCTCTACGGTGTGCCGCTGGCCACGCTGCTGGAGAACGATCAGAGAATTAAGCCCAACACCACTACTCCTCTCTTCATGCAGGAG ttgttatcatttttggaaaaaaaaggtgtcgaTTCGGAGGGGATTCTGCGGGTTCCAGGATCTCAGTCAAGAATCAAG ctgctgcagcagaactTGGAGACCAACTTCTACTCAGGGCAGGTGAGCTGGGACGAGGTGAGTCCGAACGACGCTGCAGCGCTGCTTAAGAAGTTCATCAGGGAGCTGCCCGCTCCTCTGCTCACCGCCGAGTACCTCAACACCTTCAGCGCCGTGAGAG ACATCACAGAGCTGAGGCAGAAACTCCACATATTGAACCTGTTAATCCTTTTGCTGCCTGAGCCCAACAGGAACACACTGAAG GCCCTCCTCGAGTTCCTCAGTAAGGTGGTTTCTAGGGAGAAGAGGAACAGGATGAACCTGTGGGCCGTAGCGACCATCATGGCTCCCAACCTCTTCCTCCATAAGGCCGTCCCCAGCAGGCTGACGGAAGGGGCTGAGAAAGGACACGTGGAGAAGGCAGCTGATGTCATGAGGCTCCTCATCCGCTACCAGGACCTGCTCTGGACG ATCCCCAATTTCCTCATGAGCCAGGTGCGTAAGCTAAATGAGAACAGTAACCGGCGTTACCAGTTCTATGATCGCCGCATCAAGAACCTGCTGAGGAAGATCCACACAGACAGCCGCGAAAAACCTGATAAGAACACCCCAGAG CCGTGCCGCACAGTGAAGATCCAGGTCGGGGATCTGGTGAGCAGCACCATGGAGTTCCAGCTCAGCATCAACTCCCGAGCCTCAGACCTGCTCGCCCAGTTTCAGCGCCAGTCCCTCCGCAGCCCGGACAACGGAAAGGGCAAAATGCGAAG AAACGGCTCCGTGGCGTATCCTGACTGCGCGCTGTACGAGGTGGGAGGGAATATTG gtGAGCACTGCCTGGATCCCGACACACACCTTCTGGATTTGTACAACAGCAACTCTGGAGGAGAGTGGGTCATCAAGATGAAACCCAACGGCAGCAGACAGCTGTGA
- the slc32a1 gene encoding vesicular inhibitory amino acid transporter, whose translation MATLIRSKLSNKLSNAATTVSNKSQAKVSGMFARMGFQAATNEEAVGFVACDDLDYDHRQGMQMDILTTDEMGGEGSGGAGGLDGDSHYQRDGTGPAHSGSKDGGLANELTEVKPKITAWEAGWNVTNAIQGMFVLGLPYAILHGGYLGLFLIIFAAVVCCYTGKILIACLYEEDEDGQLVRVRESYVDIANACCAPRFPNIGGHIVNVAQIIELVMTCILYVVVSGNLMYNSFPNMPISQKSWAIIATAALLPCAFLKNLKAVSKFSLLCTMAHFVINVLVIAYCLSRARDWAWDKVKFYIDVKKFPISIGIIVFSYTSQIFLPSLEGNMSKPSEFHCMMNWTHIAACILKGLFALVAYLTWADTTKEVITDNLPSTIRAVVNLFLVAKALLSYPLPFFAAVEVFEKSFFNDGERTMFPDCYGIDGRLKSWGLSLRCLLVVFTLLMAIYVPHFALLMGLTGSLTGAGLCFLLPSLFHLRLLWRKLLWHQVFFDVAIFVIGGICSISGFIHSTEGLIEAFQYNIQE comes from the exons ATGGCGACGTTAATCAGAAGCAAGCTTTCTAATAAACTGTCAAATGCAGCCACCACCGTCTCCAACAAATCCCAGGCGAAGGTGAGCGGGATGTTCGCCAGGATGGGGTTCCAGGCCGCCACCAACGAGGAGGCGGTGGGCTTCGTTGCCTGCGATGACCTGGACTACGACCACCGGCAAGGCATGCAGATGGACATTTTGACAACCGATGAGATGGGAGGTGAGGGGAGCGGAGGCGCGGGCGGACTGGACGGGGACAGCCACTACCAGAGGGACGGCACCGGTCCGGCGCACTCGGGCTCAAAAGACGGAGGTCTGGCGAACGAGTTGACTGAAGTCAAACCAAAAATCACCGCGTGGGAGGCGGGCTGGAACGTCACGAATGCAATTCAG GGGATGTTCGTACTTGGGTTGCCGTACGCCATCCTGCACGGAGGATACCTCGGACTTTTTCTCATTATCTTCGCCGCCGTGGTGTGCTGTTACACGGGGAAAATCCTCATTGCCTGTCTGTacgaggaggacgaagacggACAGCTCGTCCGTGTGCGGGAATCCTATGTGGACATTGCCAACGCCTGCTGCGCGCCCAGATTCCCCAACATAGGTGGCCATATCGTGAATGTAGCCCAAATCATAGAGTTAGTGATGACTTGCATCCTGTATGTGGTGGTCAGTGGTAACCTCATGTATAACAGCTTCCCCAACATGCCAATTTCCCAGAAGTCGTGGGCCATCATCGCCACCGCCGCTCTCCTCCCCTGCGCCTTCCTCAAGAACCTGAAAGCCGTCTCCAAGTTCAGCTTGCTGTGCACGATGGCCCACTTTGTCATCAACGTCCTGGTGATAGCCTACTGCCTCTCCAGGGCAAGGGACTGGGCGTGGGACAAGGTCAAGTTTTACATCGATGTCAAGAAGTTCCCGATCTCCATTGGGATTATCGTGTTCAGCTACACCTCGCAGATCTTCCTGCCGTCTCTGGAGGGGAACATGTCTAAACCGAGCGAGTTCCACTGCATGATGAACTGGACTCACATCGCTGCCTGCATCCTCAAGGGCCTGTTCGCCCTCGTGGCCTACCTGACCTGGGCTGACACAACCAAGGAGGTCATCACAGACAACCTGCCCTCAACCATCAGAGCTGTCGTTAACCTCTTTCTTGTGGCCAAAGCCTTGCTGTCGTATCCGCTGCCGTTTTTCGCTGCTGTCGAGGTATTTGAGAAATCGTTTTTCAACGACGGAGAACGTACGATGTTTCCAGATTGCTATGGGATTGATGGACGCTTAAAGTCCTGGGGACTCAGTCTCCGATGCCTCCTTGTTGTGTTCACCTTGCTCATGGCGATCTATGTGCCACATTTCGCCCTCCTCATGGGTCTCACTGGCAGCCTGACAGGTGCAGGCCTGTGCTTTCTGCTTCCCAGTCTCTTCCACCTCAGGCTTTTATGGAGAAAGCTGCTATGGCACCAGGTTTTCTTTGACGTCGCCATATTTGTAATAGGAGGTATATGCAGCATATCTGGTTTTATCCACTCAACGGAAGGTCTGATAGAGGCTTTCCAATATAACATACAAGAGTAG
- the LOC117731280 gene encoding rho GTPase-activating protein 40 isoform X2: MVSNQQDWMKLGFCTALQSLDSFSIVDMRGREEELVGMLGSTMQFPRTRLNRFRLRPISPARSKRVMPCSQKKKARNPSPTEMSVEPWASPQDQAAAEHSHSTHAPSSQDQDQHPDKLCLDSFWSEVETIQQGSGYTDLDCSRRDSRQSEEGEQEEQWLADAGLSTLISEDSEDVDRAVLLSTLTRTQAEAVQRRLDSYTLSLRKRNKPAPRDVRDIFNSPITQTLLPESQHTEDSAQTSMASVAKNPLSAVTPEHHKGAPKEEFFITDVAYCEQAVIFLKQAKLPQNNSQRRKEDGTLPRVICPKCRLGVTCIQDLSHSDMKKVRQLALIDMTALCDLLELEVKRHKTGKRKIPESTLYGVPLATLLENDQRIKPNTTTPLFMQELLSFLEKKGVDSEGILRVPGSQSRIKLLQQNLETNFYSGQVSWDEVSPNDAAALLKKFIRELPAPLLTAEYLNTFSAVRDITELRQKLHILNLLILLLPEPNRNTLKALLEFLSKVVSREKRNRMNLWAVATIMAPNLFLHKAVPSRLTEGAEKGHVEKAADVMRLLIRYQDLLWTIPNFLMSQVRKLNENSNRRYQFYDRRIKNLLRKIHTDSREKPDKNTPEPCRTVKIQVGDLVSSTMEFQLSINSRASDLLAQFQRQSLRSPDNGKGKMRRNGSVAYPDCALYEVGGNIGEHCLDPDTHLLDLYNSNSGGEWVIKMKPNGSRQL, encoded by the exons ATGGTGTCCAACCAACAGGACTGGATGAAGCTAGGTTTTTGTACTGCATTGCAATCCCTGGATTCCTTTAGCATTGTGGAtatgagaggcagagaggaggaattGGTGGGCATGCTCGGATCCACCATGCAATTTCCACGCACCAGGTTGAACCGTTTCAGGCTTCGTCCTATAAGCCCGGCGAGGAGCAAGCGTGTGATGCCATGctcccaaaagaaaaaagccag AAATCCCAGCCCCACCGAGATGAGCGTGGAGCCCTGGGCCAGCCCGCAGGACCAGGCAGCCGCTGAGCACTCACACAGCACACACGCGCCATCCtcccaggaccaggaccagcacCCCGACAAGCTCTGCCTGGACTCGTTCTGGAGTGAGGTGGAGACCATTCAGCAGGGGAGTGGCTATACAGACCTCGACTGCAGCAGGAGAGACTCCAGACAATCAGAGG AAGGCGAACAGGAGGAGCAGTGGTTGGCTGATGCTGGCTTATCGACCCTCATCAGCGAGGACAGCGAGGATGTAGACAGAGCGGTGCTGCTGTCCACTCTGACCCGGACCCAGGCCGAGGCCGTCCAGCGTCGACTGGATTCCTACACGCTGTCCCTCCGCAAGAGGAACAAACCGGCCCCGCGAGACGTTCGCGACATCTTCAACTCCCCCATCACTCAG ACCCTTCTTCCTGAGTCTCAGCATACCGAAGACTCTGCCCAAACCAGCATGGCATCGGTTGCTAAAAATCCCCTTTCAG CTGTGACGCCGGAGCATCATAAAGGCGCTCCAAAAGAGGAATTCTTCATCACCGACGTGGCTTACTGCGAACAGGCCGTCATCTTCCTCAAACAGGCCAAACTTCCGCAGAACAACAGCCAACGCCGAAAAGAGGATGGCACCCTGCCT CGGGTGATCTGTCCCAAGTGCCGTCTAGGAGTGACCTGTATTCAGGATCTCTCCCACTCTGACATGAAGAAGGTGCGTCAGTTAGCTCTCATCGACATGACGGCACTGTGTGACCTTTTAGAGCTGGAGGTCAAAAGGCACAAAACCGGCAAGAGGAAAATCCCAG AGAGCACGCTCTACGGTGTGCCGCTGGCCACGCTGCTGGAGAACGATCAGAGAATTAAGCCCAACACCACTACTCCTCTCTTCATGCAGGAG ttgttatcatttttggaaaaaaaaggtgtcgaTTCGGAGGGGATTCTGCGGGTTCCAGGATCTCAGTCAAGAATCAAG ctgctgcagcagaactTGGAGACCAACTTCTACTCAGGGCAGGTGAGCTGGGACGAGGTGAGTCCGAACGACGCTGCAGCGCTGCTTAAGAAGTTCATCAGGGAGCTGCCCGCTCCTCTGCTCACCGCCGAGTACCTCAACACCTTCAGCGCCGTGAGAG ACATCACAGAGCTGAGGCAGAAACTCCACATATTGAACCTGTTAATCCTTTTGCTGCCTGAGCCCAACAGGAACACACTGAAG GCCCTCCTCGAGTTCCTCAGTAAGGTGGTTTCTAGGGAGAAGAGGAACAGGATGAACCTGTGGGCCGTAGCGACCATCATGGCTCCCAACCTCTTCCTCCATAAGGCCGTCCCCAGCAGGCTGACGGAAGGGGCTGAGAAAGGACACGTGGAGAAGGCAGCTGATGTCATGAGGCTCCTCATCCGCTACCAGGACCTGCTCTGGACG ATCCCCAATTTCCTCATGAGCCAGGTGCGTAAGCTAAATGAGAACAGTAACCGGCGTTACCAGTTCTATGATCGCCGCATCAAGAACCTGCTGAGGAAGATCCACACAGACAGCCGCGAAAAACCTGATAAGAACACCCCAGAG CCGTGCCGCACAGTGAAGATCCAGGTCGGGGATCTGGTGAGCAGCACCATGGAGTTCCAGCTCAGCATCAACTCCCGAGCCTCAGACCTGCTCGCCCAGTTTCAGCGCCAGTCCCTCCGCAGCCCGGACAACGGAAAGGGCAAAATGCGAAG AAACGGCTCCGTGGCGTATCCTGACTGCGCGCTGTACGAGGTGGGAGGGAATATTG gtGAGCACTGCCTGGATCCCGACACACACCTTCTGGATTTGTACAACAGCAACTCTGGAGGAGAGTGGGTCATCAAGATGAAACCCAACGGCAGCAGACAGCTGTGA
- the LOC117731280 gene encoding rho GTPase-activating protein 40 isoform X3 translates to MSVEPWASPQDQAAAEHSHSTHAPSSQDQDQHPDKLCLDSFWSEVETIQQGSGYTDLDCSRRDSRQSEEGEQEEQWLADAGLSTLISEDSEDVDRAVLLSTLTRTQAEAVQRRLDSYTLSLRKRNKPAPRDVRDIFNSPITQTLLPESQHTEDSAQTSMASVAKNPLSAVTPEHHKGAPKEEFFITDVAYCEQAVIFLKQAKLPQNNSQRRKEDGTLPRVICPKCRLGVTCIQDLSHSDMKKVRQLALIDMTALCDLLELEVKRHKTGKRKIPESTLYGVPLATLLENDQRIKPNTTTPLFMQELLSFLEKKGVDSEGILRVPGSQSRIKLLQQNLETNFYSGQVSWDEVSPNDAAALLKKFIRELPAPLLTAEYLNTFSAVRDITELRQKLHILNLLILLLPEPNRNTLKALLEFLSKVVSREKRNRMNLWAVATIMAPNLFLHKAVPSRLTEGAEKGHVEKAADVMRLLIRYQDLLWTIPNFLMSQVRKLNENSNRRYQFYDRRIKNLLRKIHTDSREKPDKNTPEPCRTVKIQVGDLVSSTMEFQLSINSRASDLLAQFQRQSLRSPDNGKGKMRRNGSVAYPDCALYEVGGNIGEHCLDPDTHLLDLYNSNSGGEWVIKMKPNGSRQL, encoded by the exons ATGAGCGTGGAGCCCTGGGCCAGCCCGCAGGACCAGGCAGCCGCTGAGCACTCACACAGCACACACGCGCCATCCtcccaggaccaggaccagcacCCCGACAAGCTCTGCCTGGACTCGTTCTGGAGTGAGGTGGAGACCATTCAGCAGGGGAGTGGCTATACAGACCTCGACTGCAGCAGGAGAGACTCCAGACAATCAGAGG AAGGCGAACAGGAGGAGCAGTGGTTGGCTGATGCTGGCTTATCGACCCTCATCAGCGAGGACAGCGAGGATGTAGACAGAGCGGTGCTGCTGTCCACTCTGACCCGGACCCAGGCCGAGGCCGTCCAGCGTCGACTGGATTCCTACACGCTGTCCCTCCGCAAGAGGAACAAACCGGCCCCGCGAGACGTTCGCGACATCTTCAACTCCCCCATCACTCAG ACCCTTCTTCCTGAGTCTCAGCATACCGAAGACTCTGCCCAAACCAGCATGGCATCGGTTGCTAAAAATCCCCTTTCAG CTGTGACGCCGGAGCATCATAAAGGCGCTCCAAAAGAGGAATTCTTCATCACCGACGTGGCTTACTGCGAACAGGCCGTCATCTTCCTCAAACAGGCCAAACTTCCGCAGAACAACAGCCAACGCCGAAAAGAGGATGGCACCCTGCCT CGGGTGATCTGTCCCAAGTGCCGTCTAGGAGTGACCTGTATTCAGGATCTCTCCCACTCTGACATGAAGAAGGTGCGTCAGTTAGCTCTCATCGACATGACGGCACTGTGTGACCTTTTAGAGCTGGAGGTCAAAAGGCACAAAACCGGCAAGAGGAAAATCCCAG AGAGCACGCTCTACGGTGTGCCGCTGGCCACGCTGCTGGAGAACGATCAGAGAATTAAGCCCAACACCACTACTCCTCTCTTCATGCAGGAG ttgttatcatttttggaaaaaaaaggtgtcgaTTCGGAGGGGATTCTGCGGGTTCCAGGATCTCAGTCAAGAATCAAG ctgctgcagcagaactTGGAGACCAACTTCTACTCAGGGCAGGTGAGCTGGGACGAGGTGAGTCCGAACGACGCTGCAGCGCTGCTTAAGAAGTTCATCAGGGAGCTGCCCGCTCCTCTGCTCACCGCCGAGTACCTCAACACCTTCAGCGCCGTGAGAG ACATCACAGAGCTGAGGCAGAAACTCCACATATTGAACCTGTTAATCCTTTTGCTGCCTGAGCCCAACAGGAACACACTGAAG GCCCTCCTCGAGTTCCTCAGTAAGGTGGTTTCTAGGGAGAAGAGGAACAGGATGAACCTGTGGGCCGTAGCGACCATCATGGCTCCCAACCTCTTCCTCCATAAGGCCGTCCCCAGCAGGCTGACGGAAGGGGCTGAGAAAGGACACGTGGAGAAGGCAGCTGATGTCATGAGGCTCCTCATCCGCTACCAGGACCTGCTCTGGACG ATCCCCAATTTCCTCATGAGCCAGGTGCGTAAGCTAAATGAGAACAGTAACCGGCGTTACCAGTTCTATGATCGCCGCATCAAGAACCTGCTGAGGAAGATCCACACAGACAGCCGCGAAAAACCTGATAAGAACACCCCAGAG CCGTGCCGCACAGTGAAGATCCAGGTCGGGGATCTGGTGAGCAGCACCATGGAGTTCCAGCTCAGCATCAACTCCCGAGCCTCAGACCTGCTCGCCCAGTTTCAGCGCCAGTCCCTCCGCAGCCCGGACAACGGAAAGGGCAAAATGCGAAG AAACGGCTCCGTGGCGTATCCTGACTGCGCGCTGTACGAGGTGGGAGGGAATATTG gtGAGCACTGCCTGGATCCCGACACACACCTTCTGGATTTGTACAACAGCAACTCTGGAGGAGAGTGGGTCATCAAGATGAAACCCAACGGCAGCAGACAGCTGTGA